One segment of Aquimarina sp. BL5 DNA contains the following:
- the yiaA gene encoding inner membrane protein YiaA codes for MDYKFSNDVTEEIKKDDIAKKETKVYDQKPTPAFISASWVALFAGMISFCTGLWNAEMLLNEKGYYFTILLFGLFSAVSVQKNVRDKLEGLQVTEIYYGISWFAALASIVLLIIGLWNADLDLSEKGFYGMSFTLSLFAAIAVQKNTRDKKFIESKDA; via the coding sequence ATGGACTACAAGTTTAGTAACGATGTAACAGAAGAAATTAAAAAAGATGACATCGCTAAAAAAGAAACTAAAGTATATGATCAAAAACCAACACCAGCATTTATAAGTGCTTCTTGGGTAGCATTGTTTGCGGGTATGATTTCATTCTGTACTGGTTTGTGGAATGCAGAAATGCTATTAAATGAAAAGGGATATTATTTTACCATCTTATTATTTGGTCTATTCTCTGCAGTATCGGTTCAGAAAAATGTACGAGATAAGCTAGAGGGATTGCAGGTTACAGAAATCTATTACGGTATCAGTTGGTTCGCGGCATTAGCATCTATTGTGTTATTGATCATAGGTTTATGGAATGCAGATCTAGATCTTAGTGAAAAAGGATTTTACGGGATGTCATTCACACTTAGTTTGTTTGCTGCCATTGCAGTGCAAAAAAACACTAGAGATAAAAAATTCATTGAAAGTAAGGATGCATAA
- a CDS encoding ceramidase domain-containing protein, whose product MKKEKIGVSLLLILGLIVIIGMFFINPIIQKEYYHLFSDSRSFMNIPNFWNVISNYPFIVVGGLGIINFMAIKKSMLSYTLLFFGIVLVGIGSGYYHLYPTTQSLVWDRLPMTVVFMTLFSIVIKEYISERIGGLFLWPLILIGIFSVGYWVFSESGDLRIYALVQFYPMLSIPIILIFFKSKYGNDFEYWILLTAYIIAKLLEYFDTEIYKLLGFVSGHSLKHLVAALGLYFLLSAYKKRNLTFEKSFKRPLGFSSQLQKEKIS is encoded by the coding sequence TTGAAAAAAGAAAAAATAGGAGTTTCCTTACTACTTATTTTGGGTTTGATTGTAATAATAGGAATGTTTTTTATAAATCCAATTATACAAAAAGAATATTATCATTTGTTTAGTGATTCTAGAAGCTTTATGAATATTCCAAATTTTTGGAATGTGATTTCTAATTATCCGTTTATAGTTGTTGGAGGTTTAGGTATAATCAATTTTATGGCTATCAAAAAATCCATGTTATCTTATACATTACTTTTTTTTGGTATAGTATTAGTTGGAATTGGTTCGGGTTACTATCATTTATACCCTACTACTCAATCCTTGGTTTGGGACAGGTTACCAATGACTGTAGTATTTATGACATTGTTTTCTATTGTAATTAAAGAGTATATATCAGAGAGGATAGGTGGGTTGTTTTTATGGCCATTAATTTTAATAGGTATATTTTCTGTAGGATATTGGGTTTTCAGTGAATCAGGAGATCTGAGAATTTATGCATTAGTACAGTTTTATCCAATGTTGTCTATTCCTATAATCTTAATTTTTTTCAAATCTAAATATGGTAACGATTTTGAGTATTGGATACTTTTAACGGCATATATAATTGCGAAATTATTGGAATATTTTGATACAGAAATTTATAAGTTACTAGGGTTTGTTAGTGGTCATTCATTAAAACATTTAGTTGCAGCTTTAGGTCTTTATTTCTTATTAAGTGCTTATAAGAAAAGAAATTTAACTTTCGAAAAAAGCTTTAAAAGGCCTTTAGGATTTTCTTCTCAATTGCAAAAGGAAAAAATATCATAA
- a CDS encoding DUF2157 domain-containing protein: MSSKFSKELKELVRDQVISSEISDKIALYYDQKQAAKPNRLFTIFGVFGALLVGSGIILMLAHNWDDFSRMTKTILAFIPLLIGQCTAGFSILKNKSRTWKEASGTFLFFAVGASISLVSQIYNISGDLGSFLRTWIILCLPLIYLLRSHAVTLLLILSSTYYATEVGLWNNRGNDTPWLYVLFILVIIPHYWLLIKNNLLSNTTTIFSWIIPASITVGLSAFVKGNEELGFVMYMTLFGIFYNIGRLSVYRELRTLRNGHLIIGSLGTIILLMIFTFRWPWGEIYDTTMYVSQEFYTSLFLGVIAITVLGYTLIKTGIRSINLFQVSFIIFGVLFFLLSDMITLPMILTNVLVFVLGITAIKMGADTFNFGILNYGLLVVSILIICRFFDTDMSFVIRGLLFVIVGIGFFMTNYMMLKRQQKNKYTKNILK; encoded by the coding sequence ATGAGTTCAAAATTTAGTAAAGAATTAAAAGAATTGGTCAGAGATCAAGTGATCTCATCTGAGATTTCAGATAAGATAGCGCTATATTACGATCAGAAGCAGGCTGCTAAACCTAATAGATTGTTTACGATATTTGGGGTTTTTGGAGCATTACTTGTAGGGTCAGGTATTATCCTGATGTTAGCGCACAATTGGGATGATTTCTCAAGAATGACAAAGACAATTTTGGCATTTATCCCATTGCTAATAGGACAATGCACAGCAGGCTTTTCTATTCTAAAAAATAAAAGCCGAACCTGGAAAGAAGCCTCAGGAACTTTCTTGTTTTTTGCTGTTGGAGCCAGTATATCTTTAGTGAGTCAGATTTATAATATATCAGGTGATTTAGGTTCTTTTTTACGCACATGGATTATACTTTGCTTACCATTGATCTACCTTCTTAGATCTCATGCAGTTACATTGCTGCTGATATTATCAAGTACTTATTACGCTACAGAGGTAGGTCTTTGGAATAATAGAGGTAATGATACACCTTGGTTATATGTGCTCTTTATTTTGGTAATCATACCACATTATTGGTTGCTGATAAAGAATAACCTACTCAGTAATACAACAACAATTTTTAGCTGGATTATACCCGCAAGTATTACAGTTGGCTTGAGTGCATTTGTAAAAGGTAATGAAGAATTAGGTTTTGTTATGTATATGACCCTTTTTGGAATATTCTATAATATAGGCAGATTGTCTGTATATAGAGAATTAAGAACACTAAGAAATGGTCATCTAATTATCGGTTCATTAGGAACTATTATTTTGCTAATGATATTTACATTCAGATGGCCTTGGGGAGAAATATATGATACGACGATGTATGTTTCTCAAGAGTTTTATACTTCGCTGTTTTTAGGAGTCATAGCAATTACCGTTTTGGGATATACGCTCATTAAAACAGGGATCCGATCGATAAATCTGTTTCAAGTTTCATTTATAATATTTGGAGTGCTATTCTTCTTGCTTTCTGATATGATTACATTGCCTATGATTCTAACTAATGTGTTGGTATTTGTATTGGGAATTACAGCTATCAAGATGGGTGCTGATACATTTAATTTTGGGATTCTTAACTATGGATTATTAGTTGTTTCCATACTGATAATATGCAGATTTTTTGATACCGATATGAGTTTTGTAATACGAGGACTGTTATTTGTCATTGTGGGGATTGGGTTTTTTATGACCAACTATATGATGCTAAAAAGACAGCAAAAAAATAAGTACACTAAAAATATACTGAAATGA
- a CDS encoding GDYXXLXY domain-containing protein gives MKIIYLFILFIIVALAQIFVPIQMVMDSEDVMISGEAYKFKTRPIDPTDPFRGKYITLQYEMNHFNTEDSTYVVGEEIYIYLKNDSEGFAEVSQISKTPLQIEADYVTARVTYYYKGKVNFQLPFNTFYMEETKAYDAELAYTKANRSGSSNNVYALVYIKGDNVVLKDVLIDDVPIQEYVEK, from the coding sequence ATGAAAATCATCTATTTATTTATACTATTTATTATAGTAGCGTTGGCTCAGATTTTTGTTCCTATCCAAATGGTTATGGATAGTGAGGATGTAATGATTTCTGGAGAAGCCTATAAGTTTAAAACAAGACCGATTGATCCGACAGATCCTTTTAGAGGTAAGTACATTACACTGCAGTATGAGATGAATCATTTTAATACAGAAGATTCTACGTATGTGGTAGGAGAAGAGATTTATATTTATCTTAAAAATGATAGTGAAGGTTTCGCAGAGGTCTCTCAAATCAGCAAAACACCTTTACAAATAGAAGCCGATTATGTGACTGCTCGAGTAACCTATTATTATAAAGGTAAAGTGAATTTTCAATTGCCTTTTAATACTTTTTATATGGAAGAAACGAAGGCATATGATGCGGAGCTGGCATATACTAAAGCTAATAGGAGTGGCTCATCTAATAATGTATATGCGTTGGTATATATCAAAGGAGATAATGTAGTTCTCAAAGATGTACTCATTGATGATGTTCCCATACAAGAGTACGTAGAGAAATAA
- a CDS encoding DUF6515 family protein, whose product MKTLLRTLVLGILLSTLTASCATTVRVRPSNRVVVTKVHKPRIVVHKNVKYYRSGGVWYVKKNRRYVTVAAPVGARINVLPAGYKSVKVRGVRYYKHKGVYYKKTGRSYVVVNV is encoded by the coding sequence ATGAAGACATTATTGAGAACCCTGGTATTAGGTATTTTGTTATCTACGCTAACAGCGTCTTGTGCGACTACTGTAAGAGTACGCCCCTCGAATCGTGTGGTAGTTACTAAAGTGCATAAGCCAAGAATTGTAGTTCATAAGAATGTGAAGTATTACAGAAGTGGAGGCGTTTGGTATGTAAAAAAGAATAGAAGATATGTGACTGTTGCAGCACCTGTTGGTGCACGTATAAATGTATTACCCGCAGGATATAAATCTGTTAAGGTAAGAGGTGTGAGATACTACAAGCATAAAGGAGTATACTACAAAAAAACCGGAAGGAGTTATGTAGTAGTAAATGTATAG
- a CDS encoding SPOR domain-containing protein, with translation MPYISDDELLDFQVQIDEAKEEKRVSNYTHTKALRDEQENARKFKIATIILGIIALLGVAGTVYFMKFSTSDGMISKSESNKQSAMLKNKITELEETIKNLSMDQEINASENEIDNQDNELEKASLQDELVYAVQIGAFEEKDLSLYSDKFVNFKEIKAGSFNKYALGNFASLSEAKKFRRELVRLGFRGAFIASYQNGKRIKIEEAW, from the coding sequence ATGCCTTATATTAGTGATGACGAACTATTGGATTTCCAAGTTCAAATAGATGAAGCTAAAGAAGAAAAACGTGTTTCTAATTACACTCATACCAAAGCACTTAGAGACGAACAAGAGAATGCTAGAAAGTTTAAAATCGCTACGATTATTTTAGGCATTATTGCACTTCTAGGAGTTGCAGGAACGGTATATTTTATGAAATTCAGCACTTCTGACGGGATGATTTCCAAAAGTGAGTCTAATAAGCAGTCTGCCATGCTTAAGAATAAAATCACGGAACTGGAAGAAACGATCAAGAACCTATCAATGGATCAAGAGATCAATGCTTCAGAAAATGAAATTGATAATCAGGATAACGAATTAGAGAAGGCTTCGTTACAAGATGAGCTGGTATATGCCGTACAAATTGGAGCTTTTGAGGAAAAAGATTTATCGTTATACTCAGATAAATTTGTTAATTTCAAAGAAATCAAAGCAGGAAGTTTTAATAAATATGCTCTTGGTAATTTTGCATCATTATCTGAAGCTAAAAAGTTCCGTAGAGAACTAGTCCGTTTAGGTTTTAGAGGTGCTTTTATAGCTTCTTACCAAAATGGAAAACGTATAAAAATTGAAGAAGCTTGGTAA